GCGTCGGAAAAAAGGACAGACCCTGAGGTCTCCCCGGCGGACTTCTTCGGCATCCGCGACCGCGGACGCCTCCTGGCGGGACTGGCCGCCGACATCGCGATCTTCGATCCCGCAACAGTCGGGTCTTCGAATCGTGGCGAGCGGCGCTACGATCTGCCGGGTGGCGGAAAACGCATGGTGATGCCGTCGCGCGGGGTGCGGTATACGATTGTGAATGGGATCACGACGTATGCGGAGGGGGAGTTGGTCGGCGCTTCGGCCGGTCAGGTGTTGCGAGCCTGATTCGCAACTAAACCTTACACCCAACACGGAGGCACGGAGAACACAGAGGACACGGAGAAGAACGAAGGAAGAGATTGATGGAGTTTCCAGTCGCCATTGTGGATAAAGAGCAATTTTCACTGTCCGCGTCATCTTGTGAATCGACTCTCGCGCAATGCACCTTTTGCGACATGCTTGAGCCCGTTGCGAGTATGTCAATATTGACATATACTGATTTGAAATGGCCGCCATCGACAAGCCGCTGGTCTGGCTTCACGGCGAGATCAAGTCGCCTCCATTGTCTTCCGCCGCGCGACTTGAGGCCGGCCTCCTGCTGCGAAAACTGCAACGTGGCGAGAGGCTAGAGATGCCATATTCCAGACCCATGCCGTCGATCGGCCCACGGTGCCATGAACTGCGTATCAACGACGAGAGTGTCACATGGCGGATCGTTTATCGGATCGATACGGATGCGATCGTGATCCTGGAGGTCTTCTCCAAGAAGACGACGCAAACGCCCAAACCGGTCATCGATAACTGCAAGCGACGATTGAAGGATTACGACAGTGATTGAAAGCAAACGCAAACGTCTGGAAACCAAAGGCTGGAAGATTGGCTCCGCCCGGGATTTTCTTGATTTAAACGATCAGGAAGAGGCCTACATCGAACTGCGTCTCAAGCTGGCCGACGCGTTGAAGCGTCAACGAATCAGCCGGAACCTGACGCAAGAGGATCTCGCAAGGGCTGTGAGCTCGAGCCAGTCGCGAGTCGCAAAAATGGAAGCCGGTGATGCCTCCGTTTCGCTCGATCTTCTGGTTCGGTCGCTCCTGGCTATGGGCGCGTCCAACAGCGATCTCGCGAAGATCATCGCGGGCTCCCATGCCCGGCAGAAGGCAGCATAGCGATCCATCTTGACGGGAGTAAACTAATCCCGGGCATCAACACCGTTATAGGGATCTCTTATGAGCCAAAAACTGACGATGGTTTACTGGAAGGGCGAACGTTTCTGGCTCGGGAAGTTGCTCCAACATCCCGAAATCATGACTCAGGGCGAGACGCTCGAAGAACTTGAGGAAAACCTCAAAGACGCTTTTCGCGCGATGGCGATGGACCTCGGCGAATAATCGGTTGAGGCGTACAAACACGGGAGCAGCGCAGATGGAAAAGCCGTACTACGTGCATGCCGTTTGGGACGAGGAGGTGAAAGTCTGGGTCGCATCGAGCGAAGATGTACCCGGTCTGGGGACCGAGGCCGAGACGACGGAAGCGCTCGTCGAAAAACTCAAGTCGCTCATTCCGGAAATGCTGGCGGCCAATGGTCGCACAGACGCGAAGCCCGTCGCATTCGAACTCCTGACCCGGCGCTTCGAACTCGCCGCGTGACGCAGAGTTTTACGCCCGAACTGAAGCGGCTGCTCCTGGCCGCTGGCTGCAGACTCGTGCGCCCAGGATAGGGTGATCACGAAATATGGCATAGCCCGGTCACCCAGTTGATTTTCGTCGTCGACGGAGTGTTGCGATCCTGACCGATCTCCGCTAACGCTTGCACCCAACGAAACAGCTTCGGCCGAAGGTCGAAAGTCTTGTGTCTGCCCCAGGGGCGGCTACCCGACTGGGGGTATAATGGTTCCATTTTGGTTCCAGGACGACATTCATGCTGACGCTCACACTCAAGAACATTCCGGAAGATTTGCACGCCATGCTCAAGGAAAGCGCCGAGAGAAACCGCAGGAGCTTGAATAGCGAGATACTCGCCCGGCTGGAACGCGAACTTGCGGTGCCGACAATCGATCCCAGGGCTCATGCCAGGGAGCTGAAAACCTTTACCGCCCGCCTGCCCAAGGTCGAGCACGCACGGGTGGGCCGTTACAAGCACCAGGGCCGGGCGTGATTGTCGTTGACAGCAATGTCATCGCCTACTGCTGGATAAACGGTCCGCTTACCGCGCTTGCGCAAAGCGTGCGCGTGAAAGATCCGGAATGGCACGCGCCATTACTCTGGCGCTCGGAAATGCGCAACATCCTGACCGGCTATCTCCGGGACGGGAGCATGGACGCATCGCAGATTTCCCGCGTGATGGATGCCGCCGAGAGCGCGCTCGCGGGCAGCGAACACATTGTGCCCAGTCCTCCGGTGCTCGATGCTGCCGGCAGGTCGCGGCTCTCTGCGTACGATTGCGAATTCGTCGTTTTGGCATCCGTGCTCGCCGTGCCGCTTGTGACAGCGGACAAGGCGATACTCAAGGCGTTCCCGGAACTGGCGATGACTATGGAAGTTTTTGTGTCCCGGCAGGAAGCCTAGAATGCCAGCGTGGATATGTGAGGACAAGGAAATGGACGTACGACCGATCAGAACAAAACGCGACTACCTTGCCGCACTGAAGGAAGCCGAGGCGCTGTGGGACTCCCGTCCGGGATCGAAGGAGTCGGACCGGCTTGAAGTTTTGACGCTGCTGATTCAAACATACGAGTCCGAACACTATCCGATCCCCGATCCCGACCCGATGGAGCTTCTGCTTCATGTCATGGAATCCCGCGCGCTGACGCGAAAGGACCTCGAGCCCTACATTGGATCGCGCGCGCGCGTGGCCGAAGTACTCAATCGAGTGCGGCCATTGGCGCTCGAAATGATTCGCCGATTGTCCAAGGGATTGGATATTCCGGCCGACGTGCTTGTGCGTCGCTATGAGCTGACCGAGGCCGCGTGATGCTGCGCCATTGTTGAGAGGCAAAAGGCGAGAGCTGACCACATGGTGCCCCAATTAGACCCGGACCCATCGAGCCGCACGCGATCAAACGAAGACCGAAAAACCATGCGCTCCTTACTGTACCTCGACATGTCGCACGTGCCGCAATCATCCGTGCGCGTCCGGCCCATGCTTAAGGTAGTGCCATGAAGGCCAGACCCCGTTTCCCTTGAATGCCAATCCTATTAAGCGTCTTTTTTGGCAACAGATTTAGTACTTTCGGGACGTGAGAAAAGAAAAGTTCTAAATCTGACAGCACCAAATCCGAAGCCGCCGATAAGCGATAACGCAACTACCGTTGGCAAGAGTATTTTTCCGTCGAAAACAATCCCAAAATTCTTACTTGCCCATGATGCAATGAGCACCAAAGGCACAAACAACGCACACGAAATGAGTCCCGAATAGATGCCAAAGTCAGCTCGTTTCGGCCGAGCTAGCCTTTCCAGATTCTGAATACGTGCCAATAACGCGTCGCACAATCTGGAAAGTACCACCGCCTGAGGGCCGGCCTTTGATACATGTTCAGTCGCAAGATGTACCTTCGCCTTAAGCTCAACAAATCCGCGAAGGTCCGGCTTGAACGCAGCCTTGAAGCATAGATTCATGTGCGCCGCAACACTTTGCGTAACTTCTGTCAGTTCGATTAGCGCTTTCGAAAGTTGATAGGTTGCTCGAATTTGGACACTAGCAAGATCAGCCTTCGCAAGGAGTCGCTCTGCCTCCCTAGCTGGGGCAGCAATAGTAGGCTCCGCAAGCCTGTCCAAATTCAGGGTTGCAATATCTCTTTCGGCTTGGATATAGATAAAGAAAGCCCTGTAAATGTTCGCCAAACCAAGAAATGTGAAGTATGAGGGAGATTCTTTCTCATGATACTTCTCAGCAACGGTGCGCGACGCCTCAGATGCGCTCTCAACCAGGGTTCTAGCCGCGCCCAAGTCTTGGGCCATAACAGCCTGCATAGCACCGACAAATAGCGCTTCCGGCTTCATGTGATCGATTATGGGCTGAAATTTTTGCCGATATCGTCCTGCCTTTCGCAAGTATTCTTCGGTTGTCTGAAAAAGTTCAAGGCATCGGCTGATATTAGAGCGTTGAGCCTCAAGAATAGCCATGGAATACGCAGCAAGACTTCGACATAACGATTCCATATCGGTAATGCCAAATTCTTCAAAGACAACGGCAGCTGAGTTCTCAACCTCTGCCGCTAGAGCGAAGTTTCCCTCCTGTCTAATCAGTCGGTATCCTTCTACGTGATTCCAGGTCGCTTGCAGGATCATCTCAATTTGTGATCCCTTTTTATCCGGTCCTAACTCCTCGAGATGACGCGCGATTAGAGGTTGAGCATTCTCAATGTCCACCTCGAAGACCTCTTGCAAGATTCGAGCTTCAAGCGAGGATGCCTGCGGCACGATCGGAACTGGTAGTTCTTCCTCTTGGGACATGTTTCTGGTCCTCCATTGTTAGCGGCAAGTGGATTGCATAAGCGACGTTACGACGTTATGCGCACATCGTTCGAATGTCACCTAGCTTGCTGCTCGTAGCTGTCCTGTAGAAATCCCATTGTAAATAATTATCCGTCATTCTCAAGCTGGCCGAACACGCTTGCGGTCAGCAGCGACAGCTGCGTCAGCCGGGTCGGACCATCGCAAGTTTCTGATTCTCTGAAGCCAAGCTGGGTC
This portion of the Betaproteobacteria bacterium genome encodes:
- a CDS encoding transcriptional regulator — encoded protein: MDVRPIRTKRDYLAALKEAEALWDSRPGSKESDRLEVLTLLIQTYESEHYPIPDPDPMELLLHVMESRALTRKDLEPYIGSRARVAEVLNRVRPLALEMIRRLSKGLDIPADVLVRRYELTEAA
- a CDS encoding Arc family DNA-binding protein, whose translation is MLTLTLKNIPEDLHAMLKESAERNRRSLNSEILARLERELAVPTIDPRAHARELKTFTARLPKVEHARVGRYKHQGRA
- a CDS encoding DUF1902 domain-containing protein — translated: MEKPYYVHAVWDEEVKVWVASSEDVPGLGTEAETTEALVEKLKSLIPEMLAANGRTDAKPVAFELLTRRFELAA
- a CDS encoding type II toxin-antitoxin system RelE/ParE family toxin, with the protein product MAAIDKPLVWLHGEIKSPPLSSAARLEAGLLLRKLQRGERLEMPYSRPMPSIGPRCHELRINDESVTWRIVYRIDTDAIVILEVFSKKTTQTPKPVIDNCKRRLKDYDSD
- a CDS encoding helix-turn-helix transcriptional regulator is translated as MIESKRKRLETKGWKIGSARDFLDLNDQEEAYIELRLKLADALKRQRISRNLTQEDLARAVSSSQSRVAKMEAGDASVSLDLLVRSLLAMGASNSDLAKIIAGSHARQKAA
- a CDS encoding type II toxin-antitoxin system HicB family antitoxin, which encodes MSQKLTMVYWKGERFWLGKLLQHPEIMTQGETLEELEENLKDAFRAMAMDLGE
- a CDS encoding type II toxin-antitoxin system VapC family toxin, whose product is MIVVDSNVIAYCWINGPLTALAQSVRVKDPEWHAPLLWRSEMRNILTGYLRDGSMDASQISRVMDAAESALAGSEHIVPSPPVLDAAGRSRLSAYDCEFVVLASVLAVPLVTADKAILKAFPELAMTMEVFVSRQEA